The genomic window TCAAGAATTTCACAGGCAAAAATGTTAATACAATCCACGCCAACAACTACAGCTTCTACGATGAACTCAATGATGTAATTCAGCGAGAGTCATCATCTGTTTTCTCTCCAGAGCTACTTGGAGTATTGGCAGCAATTGGGATCGAGAAGGGTAAAAGCTTCAATCCCGATGCGCGTATGAAAGATATTCTTATCGAAGCAGTAGCGATTGGTAACGCTACTGCTCGCGCAATTACATTTTTGCCACGTGATCCCAACACTTTCATCTATGAAGATCAGACGGGTGGCTGGAAAACAGGTTTCCTTGGTGGAAGCTATGAGTGGCTTAAAGACAAGGGGCAGGGCGGACGCTTTATCGATGCCCGCAGCCTTTACTTCTATCTTGCAACAGTCAATACACCGGCCATGCAGCTTGAGATTCCAGGCTTAGGTTCGCAATACGCCTACACCGCAAGCGATGCGGATGGCAATTACCTCGATGGCAGTTCCACATACAAACTCACGATTCCAGCCAATGCGCCTGCAAAGGATTTCTGGTCGTTTGTGGTTTACGATCCCCAGACCCGCTCCATGCTGCAGAGCAAAGAACAGCCCTATCCAAGTAAAAACAGTAAACGCAACCAAGACATGCTGGTGAATGATGATGGTTCAGTAGATCTTTACTTCGGGCCCAAAGCACCCGAAGGGAAAAAGACAAACTGGATCAAAACCATCCCCAGTAAAGGTTGGTTCGGGATCCTGCGGCTCTATGGTCCACTTGATCCCTGGTTCAATCAAACCTGGAAGCTGGGAGCCATTAAAAAGATGAACTGATTGCCAAGACGGATTGCCAAGACGTTGATCGTTCAGGCAACCGAGGTTGATTTGAATAGGGCATAGTACTGGTTATCATTCTTAGCAAGTTACTGATCAAGCAAACTGAACTTTGGCCCCAATATCTTCATGCACCGAGAGCAAAGCTGCTGAGATCGCATCAGCATGCCACGAATGATAATCATCGGAGGGGACTTGCACAGCGGCTTAACCATCACCAGCGGTCAAAACAGGTTATGCACTAATTTATACGCTCAGTATTGCAAGCAAACTTATGGACTTAACTAAACAACCCATTGACTCAAATCATGAGCCACTTGCAGCAATCCCTAGGCTTCACAGATACCTACTGGTGTTTACCTACGTGCTCAGGGCTAACTAGAATTACAATTGCGCTGCAAAATTCCAATTCCGCCATCATTATGGATGTGAATAGTCCTTTCCTATGTATCAATCACGCTTTGTAGCCCTAGGCCTGGTGATGGCCTCAGTGCTTACCCCTCAGTCAGCCATCGCCAAATGTGAATTCCTCATGCCTATTGGCGGGGATGGCAACAAGATCGTCAAAAAGAGAGTAGAGCGGCCAAAGGGTTTAATAGGAAGTGCCTTTGGCCGCACAAACTGGAATACAGACTTTGCTGTTAATCAGCCCTATCGCAATTACAAACTATTCTTCACTGCAGATTCAACCGATTCTGCCAGCTACCCAATTCAGGCCTTCCTCAAGTTCAGCGATGGCAGCAACCTTCAAGTTGTCAACGAATCCATGCGGCCACCAATGGGTACTGGGAAAATGTTTGGCCCTATCCAAGCAATTCCTGGCAAAGCGGTGAGTCAAGTGAATTTCAAGGTAGGAACAGCAAAGGATCCAGGCGCAACAGGATTCAGTTACCGGATTTCTGTTCAAGGCTGCCGATAATCCAGTTGAGCCATTAGAAATTGAAAAGCAAATCGGGGAGGGTCAAGTTGCACCTTCTCCCGATTCTTGATTGATTCCTATCAGAGGGTTCATCGTTTGCTTTTTTTGATTCGAGCCTGAATGAATCAAAGTGCGGGTGGGGAATGGCATGCCGGCACCATGCACTTCAACCACATCACCAATCTTGAGAAGCAACCTCTGCTGCAAGGCCCAAGCATCGCTTAGATTTCCACTAGAGGAATAACAAACCAAGCGTAGATTCAGACTCGAATCGCCATAGCCGGTGAAATTCACGGCCATTTTCTTGCTCTGATCTACATCTGAATGATTAACTAAAACCTGCTGAAGATCACTCACAATCGACTCAATCTTTCTACGATCGCCATAATTAACACCAAATTCAATCCAAATCCTACGGTTGTCTATATCAGCAATATTAACAACCGGCTTACTTGTAAAGATGTTGTTTGGTATATACACTGGTTGGCGATCAGAGGAGCGCAATTTGGTATAAAACCAACCGATATGTTCTACATTCCCAGAAAGGTTTTCGGAGGGAATATCGATGAAATCACTTACAACAAACGGACGGTTAATGTAAAGGCTAAGGCCGCTTAAGGAATTCGAGACAATCCCCTTGGCCCCGAAACCCAATGCAACGGCGCCAACCCCACCGGCGGTAACCAGTACAGCCGGCGAAATGCCCATCAGATGCATCACCTCCAGGCATAAAATGAGCATGGCTGCAATACCTATGGTCTTCTGAACAACATCGAATAGGAACAGCCTGTCTTTTTCACCAAAGCCCTGCAGCATCTGAGTGGCATAACTGTCTTGGTTTTGCTTGAGCTCCTTCTTCCAAGACAGCAGCGTCCATGAAAGACCTATGACCACAAGAATTCCAAACGCCTTAACACCATCACGCGGGAATTGAATCAATGACGGATCCAACAAATCCAACAGCCAACAAATCACTCCTACAAGTGCGCAACTCAGAGAAATGCTTTGCCTGCTACTGAGCAGCAATCCACGCCGCAACGAACCTGAGCGGAACCGCCTGCCAAAAGTGTCTAGCAACAACCAACTGACAATGGCTAAAACAAGCCCGGCAATCGGCACCTGAAGATTGAAGGGAAGGGGTGTCATCAGAGGCATAAGCAAGATGCATCCGCACAGATTTGAATTGTCTGCGAAGCGTTAGTGGTGCCATCAGCCAATCGCTGCCAAACGGCTGGCCGGCGCTGATTAGCGAATTCTCCAGATTCTCGATGGCTTGACGGCCTTCTTTGCATCAGTTGAACACAGCATGAAGAGGCCATCACCTAGATTGTCTTGATGCCTGGCGGGTACCTCCTTCGGGAGGCAGGTCACTTCTGAAGCCGGTCGGGCCAGAAGCCCAACCTTACCCCCTGCATTTGCCTCATCCTCTGCTCCCGGACCTGGAAACCCTCGCCTCGGCGACGGCTGCAGGAAAAGGCTACAAACTTTGCTGTGTACAGGTATTCACCCATCTGATTCCTATGACCATCCAGGTGCAGATCCGTCGCAAAGATGGCAGTGATGTCTC from Prochlorococcus marinus str. MIT 9313 includes these protein-coding regions:
- a CDS encoding DUF1254 domain-containing protein, with protein sequence MNFTPMKTSHAFQIAVSALALTSLSCGLVARAKDQIPKGFNTPIPQDILTPDKVKTRIGDLNYFDGLPDDQTIERARYQVDLGRGVRAFLNFIPAASMEVMYVGHRDDYGIKSSNQVGLFENLMSSDSLWLTGNTDTVYASTFLDLNNGPIVIEVPPGMGPGTVNDAYFRFIVDMGGPGPDKGKGGKYLIVPESYSGVIPEGYFVAKTPSRINWLILRGFLDQGGKTDTAINNFQKGLKIYPLAEKNAPPAMEFKNFTGKNVNTIHANNYSFYDELNDVIQRESSSVFSPELLGVLAAIGIEKGKSFNPDARMKDILIEAVAIGNATARAITFLPRDPNTFIYEDQTGGWKTGFLGGSYEWLKDKGQGGRFIDARSLYFYLATVNTPAMQLEIPGLGSQYAYTASDADGNYLDGSSTYKLTIPANAPAKDFWSFVVYDPQTRSMLQSKEQPYPSKNSKRNQDMLVNDDGSVDLYFGPKAPEGKKTNWIKTIPSKGWFGILRLYGPLDPWFNQTWKLGAIKKMN
- a CDS encoding mechanosensitive ion channel family protein; the protein is MTPLPFNLQVPIAGLVLAIVSWLLLDTFGRRFRSGSLRRGLLLSSRQSISLSCALVGVICWLLDLLDPSLIQFPRDGVKAFGILVVIGLSWTLLSWKKELKQNQDSYATQMLQGFGEKDRLFLFDVVQKTIGIAAMLILCLEVMHLMGISPAVLVTAGGVGAVALGFGAKGIVSNSLSGLSLYINRPFVVSDFIDIPSENLSGNVEHIGWFYTKLRSSDRQPVYIPNNIFTSKPVVNIADIDNRRIWIEFGVNYGDRRKIESIVSDLQQVLVNHSDVDQSKKMAVNFTGYGDSSLNLRLVCYSSSGNLSDAWALQQRLLLKIGDVVEVHGAGMPFPTRTLIHSGSNQKKQTMNPLIGINQESGEGAT